Genomic segment of Bacteroides stercoris ATCC 43183:
GACTGTCGGGCAATATTCTGTAGAACCCTATAGCGGGCATCTTTGGCAGGAAACTGTTCTATCAGTTGTTTTAAAGGAGCATGGATTAGCGTAAGAGGTGTACGCAGCTCATGATTGATATTTATCAGGAAGCGTATCTTTTCTTCATACGCTTGTTGCTCGTGCTCTTTCATTGCTAATTTCATTCGGTTCTCTTTGCGGCGTAAAAAGCTGTAAACGGATAAGCCCACTGCTGACAAGGCAGTCAGCATGCATGTTAATATGAACCACCATGTACGGTACCAAGGTGGGAGTATGATAAGTTCAATAATGGGGTAATTATCTGTCCATTCGCCGGAACGGGTAGTGCATGAAGCAGTTATCTGATAGGTGCCTGCTGACAGCGTATTCAGTGTCAGTTCCGGCAAATAAGAATAGATAGGCTCTTTTTCATATCCTTGCAGATTGTAACAATAGGCAGGCTTACGGAATATATCTTTATTGTGTGCCTTTACTTTAATCGTTATCGTTCTGCTTTGCTCCGGAATTTTTAAAACAGGCTTCCTGCCTGAAATATATTCCATGCGATCACCGCCAACAAATACATCAGATAGTTCAAGCACCGGAGATTCCGGGTGCTCTTTGGGAAGTGTGGAAGCAATGCGTAATAATCCATTTACACTACCCAAATATACATCTCCTTCTGATGAAAGTAAGCGGGGTTTCGGCAGATACTCGTTAGGAGCGACTCCGTCTGGAACACCGTAAAGGATAAAGCGCTTTTGGGTGGTCATCCAGGAAAGCAAACGTTCATTATTACCAATCCATAATCGTCCATGCTGGTCACTGGCAACAGACATTGCTTCGTTAATCAACGAGTTTGAAATATGCGTATATGAACCGTCATTGGGCGAGAAACTGCCCAACCCGTAGTTCCCCCCTATCCAGATAATGCCTTTCTCGTCAGCTGAAGCCGAATGGATCATGGTATCTTGTTTACAGTGATAGAGGACGTGAAGGGTATTGTCATTATGGTCTATACGATAAATACATTTGGAATCATGCAGGTAAGAAAATGTTTCCTTTACACATATCGGGAGCAACTGACCTACTATGGCATCTTTAAGGTGGTTTATATGAATGGGGGTGAATGTTTTCTGTTTCCAGTTGTAACTGTATGGACTCTCGGAAAGCAGTAGGATAGTTTCCGGTGTATTTTGCATAAGATTGACTGTCTTGCCTTGTTGACACAATCGGTTGTTAATATCATCATTTACAATAACCAAAGGAGTACAATGTTCAGTCTGCTTATTATAGAAAAATATCCCCTTGCCAAAGAGTGATATCAAAAGGTGGTTTTTATCAACACCCGTGATGGAGGCTACCTTTTCTCCATATGTAGATGGAATATGGCGAAATTTATTGGTATCGGCATTAAACACATTCAGTCCCCCACCATCCGTTCCTATCCATATATCCTTTTCGTTTTGTTCTTGATAAAGGCTTAATACAGATTTCTCGCTGAGTCCATAATCGGCATTAAGGAGTGCATCTGCATATAGTTTGATGCCCACTTCCTTAATATTGAACATTCCACTGCGTACGCTGCCAGCCCAAATCCCATTTTCCGGATCTGCATAAAAAGACAAAATAGAATTGCTGGGGAGAGAATAGGCATCTCCCGGAATATGTGTTAATACATCCATTTGATTGTTTTCAGGATTTAGAACGGCAATTCCTTTGCCATCGGTACCTATCCAGATGTGGCCATCATATTCAGCCAATGCAAGCACAATGTTACTCTGCATTGATGAATTGCCTGTGTGGTAGGTGTGAAGAAGTTTACCATTCTTATTGTAACATTGCACTCCTTTACAATACGGAGTCACCCAAAAATTACCTTTAGAATCAGGCAGCATCGTAACTACGTCGTGACAATCAAATGGGACATCACGTGTGTGTCCGGTACGAATATCTATCAGCAAAGCTCCCACCCAACGGTTGGCAGCCAACAGGGTATGACTGTCAAAACGGTAAAGATCGGTGATTTGGAATTTTATATTGGAAGTAATCGAACGGAAAAAAGCGATTTTCCCAGTCTTATAATCATATTTGTATAATTTGTCAAATCCTCCGAAAAAAACGCCGTCATCCCAAAGGCAGATGGAGGAGGCTGATATAAGGTTTCCATTTAGGTCACATGCCCGGTAAAAGGTGTCATTGACCGCATCATACAGAAAAACTCCTTCGCTGCCAAGTGCCCAAATATTATTATTGCGGTCTTCTACCAATTGGTCTATATTGCAATTCAAATATTTCTTTTGTTCATATCCGTCGAAGCGTCCGATACCGTTTTTGGTCCCCATCCAGGCATGACCTGTACGGTGGCTGACTGTCATGCAGTTGACTTGATAAGAGAGTCCTTCACGTACGTCAATCCGTTGAAATATATATTGTTTGTCACTTAGTTGCTTTCCCCATAAGACGGTTGGCAATATCCAAACAAGTACAGTTAATAAAATTTTCTTCATAGTATAAAAAAGTAAAACAAAAATATTGTTTTTGCTTCAATAATGCAAATAATCATATAAATTTATTCCGCTATTTTAACAAGTATAATCGCCGTCAAGTTTGGTATCAGTAATTTATTGTATATCAAGATTTGTACCAATAAATTAACGCTGTTTATAGAGCATAGGAGGATTATACGATAATGAGTGAAATAGTCATTTTTGGAGCAAAAAAAGATATTTCTATACC
This window contains:
- a CDS encoding hybrid sensor histidine kinase/response regulator transcription factor; translation: MKKILLTVLVWILPTVLWGKQLSDKQYIFQRIDVREGLSYQVNCMTVSHRTGHAWMGTKNGIGRFDGYEQKKYLNCNIDQLVEDRNNNIWALGSEGVFLYDAVNDTFYRACDLNGNLISASSICLWDDGVFFGGFDKLYKYDYKTGKIAFFRSITSNIKFQITDLYRFDSHTLLAANRWVGALLIDIRTGHTRDVPFDCHDVVTMLPDSKGNFWVTPYCKGVQCYNKNGKLLHTYHTGNSSMQSNIVLALAEYDGHIWIGTDGKGIAVLNPENNQMDVLTHIPGDAYSLPSNSILSFYADPENGIWAGSVRSGMFNIKEVGIKLYADALLNADYGLSEKSVLSLYQEQNEKDIWIGTDGGGLNVFNADTNKFRHIPSTYGEKVASITGVDKNHLLISLFGKGIFFYNKQTEHCTPLVIVNDDINNRLCQQGKTVNLMQNTPETILLLSESPYSYNWKQKTFTPIHINHLKDAIVGQLLPICVKETFSYLHDSKCIYRIDHNDNTLHVLYHCKQDTMIHSASADEKGIIWIGGNYGLGSFSPNDGSYTHISNSLINEAMSVASDQHGRLWIGNNERLLSWMTTQKRFILYGVPDGVAPNEYLPKPRLLSSEGDVYLGSVNGLLRIASTLPKEHPESPVLELSDVFVGGDRMEYISGRKPVLKIPEQSRTITIKVKAHNKDIFRKPAYCYNLQGYEKEPIYSYLPELTLNTLSAGTYQITASCTTRSGEWTDNYPIIELIILPPWYRTWWFILTCMLTALSAVGLSVYSFLRRKENRMKLAMKEHEQQAYEEKIRFLININHELRTPLTLIHAPLKQLIEQFPAKDARYRVLQNIARQSERMKNLLNMVLDVRKMEVSQSTLHIESINLEKWLEEVVEDFIPEATQKHITLTRQLSAGIESFYCDKEKCTTIITNLLINAIKYSNEGGEINIITSLSEKKDRVRISVSDQGPGLKDIDVSKLFTRFYQGENSRPGSGIGLSYSKILAEQQGGSVGALNNVESAGSTFWFELPLNIKPGKLILQPQPYLNELLASAENIESVPDEPTFRSETKDYTILVVDDNMELVDYLTDAMRPYFKDVRTAYNGEEALEMCRQWHPDIIISDIQMPKMNGYELCKRVKEELDISHTPVILLTARNDEASRIFGYKNGADTYLTKPFEISTLYTAIYNQLKNRERIKKKYISSKTAPTPEESTFSAADEKFLNTMNQIITENIDEPNMGVPFLCDKLGMSRASLYNKLKALTGMGANDYINKLRIDNAINLLLNSSLTVNEIADRVGFSTPRYFSAVFKKNMGCSPTQYKEEQFKNNVQNI